The Neovison vison isolate M4711 chromosome 5, ASM_NN_V1, whole genome shotgun sequence genome includes a region encoding these proteins:
- the LOC122906928 gene encoding LOW QUALITY PROTEIN: E3 ubiquitin-protein ligase NEDD4-like (The sequence of the model RefSeq protein was modified relative to this genomic sequence to represent the inferred CDS: inserted 3 bases in 3 codons; deleted 2 bases in 1 codon; substituted 1 base at 1 genomic stop codon) — MERPYTFKDFLLRPRSHKSRVKGFLRLRMAYLPRNGGQDEEDSEQRDDMEHGWEVVDSKDSASQHQEELPPPPLPPGWEEQLDNLGGTYYVNHNHRTPQRHRPXLMDVSSESDSHIRQINQEAAPRXFRSRRHISEDLEPSRRGWRGPEPWEAISEEVTITGDSLSLSRPPPPSSPGSRTSPQELSEELSRRLQITPDSKGEQFGSLIRREPSSRLRSCSVLGHLPPPSVAYAHTTPGLPSGWEERKEAKGRTYCVSHNNRTTTWTRPIVQLAEDGASGSATNSNNHRIEPQIRRPRSLSSPTATLSAPLEGAKDSPICRAVKDPLSNPQSPQPSPYNSPKPQHRVTQSFLPPGWERRIAPNGRPFFIDHNTKTATWEDPRLKFPVHMRSKASLNPNDLGPLPPGSEERIHLDGRTFYIDHNSKMTQWEDPRLQNPAITGPGCCYSREFKQKYDYFRKKLKKPADIPNRFEMKLHRNNIFEESYRRIMSVKRPDVLKARLWIEFEPEKGLDYGGVAREWFFLLSKEMFNPYYGLFEYSATDNYTLQINPNSGLFNEDHLSYFTVIGRVAGLAVLHGNRLDGFFIRPFYKMMLGKQITLNDMESVDSEYYNSLKXILENDPTELDLMFCIDEENLGQTYQVDLKPNGSEIMVTNENKREYIDLVIQWRXVNGVQKQMNAFLEGFTELLPIDLIKIFDENELELLMCGLGDVDVNDWRRHSIYKNGYCPNHPVIQWFWKAVLLMDAEKRMRLLQFVTGTSRVPVEGFAELYGSNGPQLFTVEQWGSPEKPPRAHTCFNRLDLPPYETFEDLQEKLLMAVENAQGFEGVD, encoded by the exons ATGGAGCGACCCTATACGTTTAAGGATTTTCTCCTTAGACCAAGAAGTCATAAATCTCGAGTTAAGGGATTTTTACGATTGAGAATGGCCTATCTGCCGAGAAACGGAGGTCAGGATGAGGAAGACAGTGAGCAGAGGGATGACATGGAGCATGGCTGGGAGGTGGTGGACTCCAAGGACTCGGCCTCTCAGCACCAGGAGGAGCTCCCTCCCCCGCCACTGCCCCCCGGCTGGGAAGAGCAGCTGGACAATCTCGGTGGGACCTACTACGTCAACCACAACCACCGGACCCCTCAGCGGCACCGAC AGCTGATGGACGTGTCCTCCGAGTCGGACAGC CACATCAGGCAGATCAACCAGGAGGCCGCGCCCC GCTTCCGTTCCCGCAGGCACATCAGCGAGGACCTGGAGCCGAGCCGGCGAGGGTGGAGAGGCCCAGAGCCTTGGGAGGCCATTTCCGAAGAAGTGACCATCACTGGAGACTCCCTCAGTCTGTCACGGCCCCCACCGCCGTCCTCTCCGGGGTCCCGGACCAGCCCTCAGGAGCTGTCTGAGGAACTGAGCAGAAGGCTTCAGATCACTCCAGACTCCAAAGGGGAGCAGTTTGGTTCTTTGATTCGGAGAGAGCCGTCCTCAAGGTTGCGGTCCTGCAGTGTCCTCGGCCACCTACCACCGCCATCAGTGGCCTATGCGCACACCACACCGGGCCTACCTTCAggctgggaagaaaggaaagaagctaAGGGACGCACATACTGTGTCAGTCATAACAATCGAACCACAACTTGGACTCGACCCATCGTGCAGCTCGCGGAAGACGGTGCGTCCGGATCCGCCACAAACAGTAACAACCACCGAATCGAGCCTCAGATCCGCCGGCCCCGAAGCCTCAGCTCGCCCACCGCAACCTTATCCGCCCCGCTGGAGGGCGCCAAGGACTCGCCCATATGCCGGGCTGTGAAAGATCCCCTTTCCAACCCACAGTCCCCACAGCCATCACCCTACAACTCCCCCAAACCACAACACAGAGTCACACAGAGCTTCCTGCCGCCGGGCTGGGAAAGGAGGATCGCGCCCAACGGCCGGCCCTTCTTCATTGACCACAACACAAAGACTGCAACGTGGGAAGATCCACGCCTGAAATTTCCAGTACACATGCGGTCAAAGGCATCTTTAAACCCCAATGACCTCGGCCCTCTTCCTCCTGGTTCGGAAGAAAGAATTCACTTGGATGGCCGAACATTTTATATCGACCACAATAGCAAAATGACTCAGTGGGAAGACCCAAGACTGCAGAATCCAGCGATTACGGGTCCCGGCTGTTGTTACTCCAGAGAATTTAAGCAGAAATATGACTACTttaggaagaaattaaagaaacctGCTGATATTCCAAATAGGTTTGAAATGAAACTTCACAGAAATAACATCTTCGAAGAGTCCTACCGGAGAATTATGTCCGTGAAAAGACCAGATGTTCTGAAAGCTAGACTGTGGATCGAATTTGAACCGGAGAAAGGTCTTGACTATGGGGGTGTGGCCCGAGAGTGGTTCTTCCTACTGTCCAAAGAGATGTTCAACCCCTACTATGGGCTTTTTGAGTACTCTGCCACGGACAACTACACGCTTCAGATCAATCCCAACTCTGGCCTCTTTAACGAAGACCATTTGTCCTACTTCACTGTTATCGGAAGAGTTGCTGGTCTGGCAGTATTGCACGGGAATCGTCTAGATGGTTTCTTCATTAGACCATTTTACAAAATGATGTTGGGCAAGCAGATAACGCTGAATGACATGGAGTCTGTGGATAGTGAATACTACAACTCTTtgaaatgaatcttggaaaatgATCCTACTGAACTGGACCTCATGTTCTGTATTGATGAAGAAAACTTGGGACAGACCTACCAAGTGGATCTGAAGCCCAATGGGTCAGAAATAATGGtgacaaatgaaaacaagaggGAATATATTGACTTGGTCATCCAGTGGA TTGTGAACggggtccagaagcagatgaacGCCTTCCTGGAGGGGTTCACAGAACTGCTTCCTATtgatttgattaaaatttttGATGAAAATGAGCTGGAGCTGCTGATGTGCGGCCTCGGCGACGTGGACGTCAACGACTGGAGACGACACTCTATTTACAAGAACGGCTACTGCCCAAATCACCCTGTCATTCAGTGGTTCTGGAAGGCCGTGCTGCTCATGGACGCCGAGAAGCGGATGCGGTTACTGCAGTTCGTCACGGGGACGTCCCGAGTGCCTGTGGAAGGCTTCGCCGAACTTTATGGTTCCAATGGTCCTCAGCTGTTTACAGTAGAGCAATGGGGGAGTCCTGAAAAACCGCCCAGAGCTCACACATGCTTTAATCGCCTTGACTTACCTCCATATGAAACCTTTGAAGATTTACAGGAGAAGCTTCTCATGGCTGTGGAAAACGCTCAAGGATTTGAGGGGGTGGATTAA